In the Acidobacteriota bacterium genome, GACCCGTCGCACGCCGAACGTTACCCGCATGAGTTTTCCGGCGGGCAACGTCAACGCATCGGCATTGCGCGGGCACTGGCGTTAAAGCCGAAATTTATTGTCTGTGACGAGCCGGTTTCGGCGCTTGATGTTTCCGTGCAGGCACAGGTCGTCAACCTGTTACAGGATTTGCAGGAGCAACTGCATTTGACCTATTTGTTCATCTCGCATGGGCTTTCGGTGGTTGAACATATTTCGACGCGCGTCGGCATTATGTATCTCGGCAAACTGGTTGAAGTCGCATCAAGCGAAGAGATTTTTAAAAACCCGCTGCATCCGTACACGCGGGCGTTGCTTTCGGCGATTCCGCAACCCGACCCCGATGTGAAACGCCAACGCTTGCCGCTTACCGGTGAAATCCCTACGCCGATTAATCCGCCATCGGGTTGCCGGTTTCGCACCCGTTGTGCGCTTGTCGAACCGCGTTGTGAAGAGGTTGAACAACAGTTAATCGAAGTCAGTCCAGATCATTTCGTCGCCTGTCAGGTGGTTGCGCCACATTGATTGCGAATTGCGGATTTTGCAAAATGGTCGTTTCTGTTATAGATTGCCCGCACTTTTGCGCGCAAAGTCAGTAGCCCTGGCATCAGCGCGGGCGTTTGAAAAAACGTAAGCCACATTACTTTACTTGTTACTTCACCTGGCCCTCCCTTATGGTCGGGCTACTGATGGTATTTAGGAGGAGATTATGGAACAACCGGAAAATCAAATTGAAGCTGTACCAACTTACAGTGCGCCAGTTGCGCCGCAACCAGAAGTACAGCCCGAAGAGCCTGCACAGATGAACTGGTTTCAGCGTCTCATCGGGGTGCTGCTTTCACCTACGGAAACCTTCACAGACGTCAACCGCAAGCCGACAATTATTGCGCCGATGATTATCGTGATGGCGCTGGTCATCGTTACGATTGGCCTCACGAACTGGAAGCTTGGCCCCTTTATGGATGACATCATGCGGGCGCAAATTAAAAAACAACTTGAGCGGCAAAACGTGACCTTGACCGAAGAGCAGATGGCGCAACAGATGACCCTTGCTAGAACGATTAACAAATTTATGCCCTTTATTGGCGCGGCTTTTGTGCCGATTATCTATCTCATCATTGCCGGACTCTTTGCATTAGGCATGATGATGATTCAAGCCAAAGCCACCTTCAAAAAAATCTACTCGGTGGTGCTGTGGACATTTGCAGGACTTGGCATCGTCGGCAATGCAATTTACTGGGGCGTGTTGTTTATGAAGGATGAAGAGGCATTGCGGGCGATGGATGTTCAAGACCCGACCGCAGGGGTGCCGACAAACCTGGCGGTGTTTCTCGATGCCGGAACCTCGCCTGCAATCAAAGCCCTCGCCGGTTCGATGGATATCATCTCTTTCTGGACAATTGCCGTGCTGTCAATCGGGCTTGCAGCAATCGCCGGTTCAAAGAAAATCAAACCCGGAAAGACGGCGATGATTGTTATCGCTTTCTGGGCGATTTATGTAATTGGTCGAATGGGATTGGCTGCTTTGCGTGGGTAGTCTCTTAACGAAAAACTCTACAGAAGTGGTTGAAATCTGGCAATGATTTTAACCACTTCTGTAGAACGATTTTCAATTAAAAATTTTCAACACTTCACTCATACCTTAACGCTTCAATCGGGTCGAGGCGCGCGGCTTTCATTGCCGGCCAGATGCCGAATACTAACCCGACCGAACAGGACACCACGAAACCTGTGATGATTGCCCACAGCGGAATCACCGAAGGCAAGGTCGGCGCAAGCATTCGCAAAATCAAACTCACCAGCCAACCGACAAAAATGCCAATCAACCCGCCGGTTCCCGTTAGCGTGATCGCTTCGGTTAAAAATTGCCAGATAATATCGCCTTTTTTCGCGCCGATAGCACGCCGTATGCCAATCTCTTTGGTGCGCTCGGTGACGCTGACCAGCATAATGTTCATTACTCCAATGCCCC is a window encoding:
- a CDS encoding YIP1 family protein → MEQPENQIEAVPTYSAPVAPQPEVQPEEPAQMNWFQRLIGVLLSPTETFTDVNRKPTIIAPMIIVMALVIVTIGLTNWKLGPFMDDIMRAQIKKQLERQNVTLTEEQMAQQMTLARTINKFMPFIGAAFVPIIYLIIAGLFALGMMMIQAKATFKKIYSVVLWTFAGLGIVGNAIYWGVLFMKDEEALRAMDVQDPTAGVPTNLAVFLDAGTSPAIKALAGSMDIISFWTIAVLSIGLAAIAGSKKIKPGKTAMIVIAFWAIYVIGRMGLAALRG
- a CDS encoding dipeptide ABC transporter ATP-binding protein; this translates as MTNDTLIEVKNLTKYFPVGAGLFGKGAEVVKAVDDVSFTIRKGETFGLVGESGCGKSTTGRCILRLIEPTSGEVEYEGKDFLSVGKEPLRQLRRDMQIIFQDPYSSLNPRMRVGNIIAEPLVIHKVGSKAEQRDRVEELLKLVGLDPSHAERYPHEFSGGQRQRIGIARALALKPKFIVCDEPVSALDVSVQAQVVNLLQDLQEQLHLTYLFISHGLSVVEHISTRVGIMYLGKLVEVASSEEIFKNPLHPYTRALLSAIPQPDPDVKRQRLPLTGEIPTPINPPSGCRFRTRCALVEPRCEEVEQQLIEVSPDHFVACQVVAPH